In a genomic window of Occallatibacter riparius:
- a CDS encoding response regulator, whose translation MPSSPDCVRVLVVDDECAIADTLARILRHRGFQTMCEYSAKGAAQAAQRFRPDVLVTDVVMPGLSGIDLAEWFSKEQPGCQIILTSANLHHFDPSDLPFEPAQEISFLPKPVLVSDLIELLDRKRTAA comes from the coding sequence TTGCCCTCTTCCCCTGACTGTGTCCGCGTTCTGGTGGTCGATGACGAGTGCGCCATCGCCGACACCCTCGCGCGAATTCTCCGCCATCGTGGTTTCCAGACCATGTGCGAGTACAGTGCAAAGGGGGCGGCGCAGGCGGCGCAGCGCTTCCGGCCTGACGTCCTCGTCACCGATGTCGTCATGCCCGGGCTCAGCGGCATCGATCTGGCCGAGTGGTTCTCGAAAGAGCAGCCTGGGTGCCAGATCATTCTGACCTCCGCCAACCTGCATCATTTCGATCCGAGCGACCTGCCGTTTGAGCCTGCCCAGGAGATATCCTTCCTTCCCAAGCCGGTGCTCGTTTCCGACCTCATCGAGCTTCTCGACAGAAAGAGAACGGCCGCTTAG